The nucleotide window GCAGGCCTGGGCAGCCTGCGTCAGAGCAGACCATTGCAGGCCAACGCCAGCAACGGCCCTCGGCTGGTGAGACCCCTACTCGATTTCACCCGGGAAGAAACAGCAGCGATCTGCCAAGACCTGCAACTGCCGGTCTGGCACGACCCCAGCAACAGCGATCTGCGCATCGAACGCAACCGCATCCGCCTGGAGCTGCTGCCCGTGCTCGAGTCCCTTCATGCCGGCTGCAGCCGGCGCATGGCCCTGCTGAGCGAACGGATCTCCCAGGTGCACGACACCCAAAACGCCCTGGTGGATCTGAGCCTGCAGAGCATCAACAGCCCCGGCAACGGGCTGCAACGTCCTCCATTGCAGGCTCTGGCTCCTGATCCCAGGCGCACTCTGCTGCAACGCTGGCTTCAGCAGAGGGGAGTGCGATCTCTTCAAGCACGGCAGCTGGAGGAACTCAGCCGCGCCATCGGGCCCCAGCAGCCGCCTGGAGAACGCCATCTTTCCAGCGGCCATCGCCTGCACTGGTGCCGGAACTGGGTACAACTAAACAACAGAGATTAAACAGCGTGGACGCCGACTTTCAGACGCGCTATGTGGCGGCCGAGCAGGCTTACGGAGCTGGAGATTTTCAGACGGCCCAGGCCATCACCAGCGAATTGATGGCAGAGCTGGAGCCGCTGATTGAGGCAGCTGAGGAACGAGATGCGGCGCTGGCCTGGCAAGCCTTCGTGGCCCTGCTCGCGGGCCATATCCAGCTCTATGGCCTGCAGCAAACGGATCAGGCCCGCGCTTTTTACAACCTGGTGCTTAACAGCCATCCCCCCGACACACTTCAGGAATTAGCGGAGCAGGGGCTCGAGCGCCTAGCGGAACAGACCACAACGCAGACAATTCAAACTGCGGAATCGGAGACGGCTCAAACCTCACTGATCAGAGACCCCTTTCTGTCAGCACCATCGGATCTGACAAATGCACCGGATTTCCAAGCGCAGACAACTGCCACACCCTGGCTCGACACCAGCTCACCTGACGTCAAGGGAAGAGCTCCCGACCTGATTTCTGAGCCTGGAGGCCCACCACTCTCTCTCCCTGAGGAAGAAAAACATCTGGAAGAGAAAATTCTTGGAAAGGGAGAAAACCCCGACGAAGAAGCGATCCTTGAATCAGCGACTAACAAACCAGAATTGATCTGCAGCACGCCCACTCCAGAAGGCCTGCTGCAGAAGCTGAAAGCTGGACGCTTGCGGGTCGACCTCTGAGATCAAACCGCAGCCGAGCGGCGGCGGCGGGTGCGTCCAGCGGGCATCTCCTGATCAACGGATGCAGCGGCCGGGGCGGACACAGCTGTCGTCGCTGCAGCAGGAGCTGGTGCTGAAAGCACAGAGGTTGACGGGGATGCAGGCGTGGCAACCGGAGACTTGGCTACCCGCACGGGTGCCGTATCGCGATTACGACCACCGCCAGCTGCGGCGGCGTTGCGTCCACCACCTCCATGGCCACCGCCACCATGGCGACCTCCGCGACCGCGGGGCGCCGGACGATTGTCAGGTTCGGCATCAGCCCGGCCCTTGTACACCGGAGTGCCAGCCGGAGCCGGCTGCACCAAGCAGAGAATCAAGGGTTCCACCTGCAGCTCACGCCGCATGCGGCGACTGAGGCCCACTTCCACTTCACGCTGCACGCCCATCCAATCCACCTCGGGCGCTTTGCCGCCGGTATTGCGGGTGAGCTGCTTCCAGCGGTTCTCCAGCACCCAGTTGATTTCACGCTCGGTCCACAGCGACATCTTGCGGGCATCGGCTGTAGTCACAACACCGCGCAGATTCACCCGAGGGGGGGCCACCATCGCCCCATCGGTGCTGATCGCCGCCAGGATCGTAACGACACCGTCTTCAGCGAGCTGCTGACGCTCCTTCAGCACCCGAGCGTCGACGATGCCATTGCGCGACTGATCCAGGAGCTCGATGCCGGCCTTCACCGGATCGCCCTTGCGCAGGGAATCTGGGGTGAGTTCCACCACATCACCGTTATCGATGATCAGGGTGTTGTCTTCAGGCACACCCATGGAATGCCCGGTGCGGGCATGACGCACCAGCATGCGGTGCTCCCCGTGCACGGGCACGAAGAACTTCGGACGGGTGAGCGCCAGCATCAGCTTCTGGTCTTCCTGGAAGCCGTGGCCGGACACGTGGATGCCCTCGCCTTTGCCGTACACCACCTTGGCGCCCAGCATCATCAGTCGGTCGATGGTGTTCACCACCGAGATGGTGTTTCCAGGAATGGGGCTGGCCGAGAAAATGATTGTGTCGGAGCTCTTCACCTTCACCTGAGGGTGATCGCCGCGAGAAATCCGGCTGAGTGCAGCCAGGGGCTCACCCTGGCTGCCGGTCATCAGCAGCAGGGTTTCCCGGTCGGGCACATCGTTGATCTGCTTGATCGGCACAAACAGCTCATCGGGGGCCCGCATGTAGCCCAGCTCGCGGGCCTTAGCGATCACATTCAGCATTGAGCGGCCCAGCAGGCCCACTTTGCGGCCGTTCTTGAGCGCAAGCTCAAGAATCATCGACACCCGGTGAATCGAGCTGGCGAAGGTGGTCACGATCACCCGACCCTCGGCATCAGCAATGTGGCGATCGAGATTCGGAAACACGGAGCGTTCAGGTGGGCAGAAGCCAGGCACCTCAGCGTTGGTGGAGTCACTGAACAGACAGAGCACCCCCTGATCACCGTGGTGAGCCAGGCGCGCCAAATCGAAGTGCTCACCATCCACGGGGGTGTGATCGAACTTGAAGTCACCCGTGAAGATGATCGTGCCCACCGGGGTGCTAATGGCCAGCGAGAAGCTGTCGGCCATGGAGTGGGTGTTGCGGATGAACTCCACGGAGAAGTGCTGGCCGACTTTCACCACATCCCGCGGACCCACGGTCTGCAGGGTGGTGCGGTCGGTGACGCCTGCCTCGTCCATTTTTCCGGTGAGCATCGACAGCGCCAGGCGCGGGCCATAGATCACCGGGATGTTGAAGTGCTTGAGGTGGTGCGCGATGCCACCGATATGGTCTTCGTGACCGTGGGTCACGATCATGCCGCGGATGCGCCTCTGGTTCTCGCGCAGAAAGCTGGTGTCCGGCAGCACCACGTTCACACCATGCATGCCGTCGCTGGGGAAGGCGAGGCCGGCATCCACCAACATCAGGTCATCGCCGTACTCGAAGACGCAGGTGTTCTTGCCGATCTCATGCAGACCCCCGAGCGGAATCACGCGAAGGCAGGGTTGCTTGGCAGTGGCGGTGGAGGCGGTCATGGATTCAGTTCAGAAAAGGGAAGAAATCAATGGAGATGGCGCGCGCAGCGCTGTCAGCAGCCGTGGCGTCAGGTCGGACGCAGGGCAGCGAGGGTGTCGGAGAGGGCAGCGCGCATCGCGGGATCGAGGGGAAGAAGGGGACAACGGGGAGAACCCACCGGCCAGCCGCTCAGCTCGAGCGCTGCTTTCACCGGAATGGGATTGGTGGTGGCGAACAAAGCCTTGAACAGGGGGATCAATTGTTCGTGATGGCCGAGCGCGACAGCGGGCTGACCACTCAGATAGGCCTCCACCATGGCGCGCATCCGGCGGCCCACCAGATGGCTGGCCACACTCACCACACCCACGGCACCC belongs to Synechococcus sp. WH 7805 and includes:
- the tilS gene encoding tRNA lysidine(34) synthetase TilS — translated: MTASEPWLHWHDRLHRQLLLKPTLLPRGTTLLLALSGGQDSMALLGLLRDLRKHHHWTLQLWHGDHGWHPGSACVSKDLAKWCAQEALPLRVSRSTAEMTSGEAAARAWRYSELSQYAQQLNQTCASSNSCTVVTAHTASDRAETLLMQLSRGTDLAGLGSLRQSRPLQANASNGPRLVRPLLDFTREETAAICQDLQLPVWHDPSNSDLRIERNRIRLELLPVLESLHAGCSRRMALLSERISQVHDTQNALVDLSLQSINSPGNGLQRPPLQALAPDPRRTLLQRWLQQRGVRSLQARQLEELSRAIGPQQPPGERHLSSGHRLHWCRNWVQLNNRD
- a CDS encoding ribonuclease J, whose translation is MTASTATAKQPCLRVIPLGGLHEIGKNTCVFEYGDDLMLVDAGLAFPSDGMHGVNVVLPDTSFLRENQRRIRGMIVTHGHEDHIGGIAHHLKHFNIPVIYGPRLALSMLTGKMDEAGVTDRTTLQTVGPRDVVKVGQHFSVEFIRNTHSMADSFSLAISTPVGTIIFTGDFKFDHTPVDGEHFDLARLAHHGDQGVLCLFSDSTNAEVPGFCPPERSVFPNLDRHIADAEGRVIVTTFASSIHRVSMILELALKNGRKVGLLGRSMLNVIAKARELGYMRAPDELFVPIKQINDVPDRETLLLMTGSQGEPLAALSRISRGDHPQVKVKSSDTIIFSASPIPGNTISVVNTIDRLMMLGAKVVYGKGEGIHVSGHGFQEDQKLMLALTRPKFFVPVHGEHRMLVRHARTGHSMGVPEDNTLIIDNGDVVELTPDSLRKGDPVKAGIELLDQSRNGIVDARVLKERQQLAEDGVVTILAAISTDGAMVAPPRVNLRGVVTTADARKMSLWTEREINWVLENRWKQLTRNTGGKAPEVDWMGVQREVEVGLSRRMRRELQVEPLILCLVQPAPAGTPVYKGRADAEPDNRPAPRGRGGRHGGGGHGGGGRNAAAAGGGRNRDTAPVRVAKSPVATPASPSTSVLSAPAPAAATTAVSAPAAASVDQEMPAGRTRRRRSAAV